A region from the Rosa rugosa chromosome 6, drRosRugo1.1, whole genome shotgun sequence genome encodes:
- the LOC133717352 gene encoding disease resistance protein RUN1-like, with amino-acid sequence MILERKRTSSDYVVLPVFYNVDPSQVRKQTGSFAEAFARHQENEPSNKVKEWRAALTKVADLGGKVLKNQDDGYESKFIKGVVKEIGNKVSRTPLSVGFNLIGIHSRANKINLWIQDGSTDVGILVIFGMSGIGKTTIAKYVYNSNFREFEGSSFIENIRETSEQTNGLVQLQKQLLSDILNGREANVHNASQGKIKIEDAISCKRVLLVLDDVDHIDQFDALLTMRERFYPGSKIVITTRRARLLKARGVTMVHSVRALKYNESLELFSWHAFRQDHPIEGYEKHTEKFVRHGAGLPLALQVLGSSLFGESIVVWESALKKLEAIPNSEIMNKLKMSYDVLDKHDQEVFLHIACCFIGNDKDYTVGILDGCNLYTTVAIMNLIDRCLVTIGPTNKVVMHDMIRDMGREIVHLEAEEPRKRSRLWHYKDSFKVLREKNGTKTIESLELNMQRHLEVTNSRYPNEIVLETKAFATMHKLKLLRLSRVNLTGSFEKFPTGLRLLCWTAFPLDSIPIDFHLENLVVLEMQYSSLRQILSGTKCFPSLKTLDLSHSHALIATLDFSLCPNLEKLMLIDCKGLIDVHESIGILDRLVYLNMKDCKTLSMLPKNIGKLKLLDTLIVSGCSNLSNSSIEMIRSMESLKVLELDRIPISQLFTVCGKVKSGSYLPGSLLSLSLSGCNLSDDAFPVDFTSLSSLRSLNISDNPITGLPNCVKGLTSLDELSFYNCLSLESLVELPKVGFKLNVSGCEALVRITYQSKSCAQFPRLSGKNYSLVEWEYEYKLEPIGKVDAELLKLLGLSNLDFECRPTIRLCAKYTGYDIIHHGGIQGLHEYGCTNSYFRGNARKIDMFSTFLPGNEVPGQFSHRTKGSSSISLSVPLPSAHDLRIRGFNIFIVYAISDNDDERYSSCTDQGSITIQVINESDDNNWHYEPIYHGIPGKGEDMIWLTHWYMQNQVKGGDQVAVSLSVKHARFRYQVKEWGIQVVQEKQEGKMCTDHYTTNPICFPCATGGDLLTSDEPLRGTYLLSYEPDSTVDKDKKGDDEEEAVGDPIPASAMGDGSNNSDRCLRKWKVLIIAAIILAAAISAAHRFEDSALDTNLAETVTNADNEEEQRDEDDKLATATNTDGSNNRARDPRKWKVLIIAAVMLILCLSVRWFFFFSARDRYMESNILVPT; translated from the exons ATGATCCTTGAGCGCAAGAGGACCTCCTCCGATTATGTTGTTTTACCTGTTTTCTACAACGTGGATCCATCCCAAGTGAGGAAGCAGACTGGCAGTTTTGCGGAGGCATTTGCCAGACACCAAGAAAATGAACCGTCGAACAAGGTGAAAGAATGGAGGGCTGCACTTACAAAAGTTGCAGATCTAGGAGGGAAGGTCTTGAAGAACCAAGATGATGG GTACGAGTCAAAGTTTATAAAAGGTGTTGTTAAAGAGATAGGAAACAAGGTTAGTCGTACACCATTGAGTGTTGGCTTCAACCTGATTGGAATCCATTCTCGAGCTAACAAAATTAATCTATGGATACAAGATGGATCAACTGATGTAGGTATCCTTGTAATTTTTGGGATGTCGGGAATAGGGAAGACAACAATCGCAAAATATGTCTATAATTCGAACTTTAGAGAATTTGAAGGAAGCAGTTTCATTGAAAATATTAGAGAAACTTCAGAACAAACCAATGGCCTAGTTCAACTACAAAAACAGCTCCTTTCTGATATTTTAAATGGAAGAGAAGCGAATGTACATAATGCTAGCCAGGGAAAAATTAAGATTGAGGATGCCATAAGCTGTAAAAGAGTTCTTCTTGTTCTCGATGACGTGGATCATATCGACCAATTTGATGCATTACTTACAATGCGAGAGCGATTTTATCCGGGAAGTAAAATTGTCATAACAACTAGGCGAGCAAGGCTGTTAAAGGCACGGGGAGTTACTATGGTGCATTCTGTTCGAGCTTTGAAGTACAATGAATCATTGGAGCTCTTCAGTTGGCATGCTTTTCGACAAGATCATCCAATTGAAGGTTACGAGAAACATACTGAAAAGTTTGTACGCCATGGTGCAGGGCTTCCATTAGCTCTTCAAGTTTTAGGTTCTTCTCTATTTGGGGAAAGTATAGTTGTATGGGAAAGTGCATTGAAGAAACTAGAAGCTATTCCCAATAGTGAAATCATGAATAAACTCAAAATGAGTTATGATGTACTCGATAAACATGATCAGGAAGTGTTCCTCCACATTGCTTGTTGCTTCATTGGAAATGACAAGGACTACACTGTTGGAATACTAGATGGATGTAATTTGTACACTACTGTTGCCATTATGAATCTCATTGATAGATGCCTAGTAACAATTGGCCCCACCAACAAGGTGGTGATGCATGACATGATTCGTGATATGGGAAGAGAAATTGTTCACCTAGAAGCAGAGGAGCCTCGGAAACGTAGTAGATTATGGCATTACAAGGACTCCTTCAAAGTACTGAGAGAAAAGAAT GGTACAAAAACAATTGAAAGTCTTGAACTAAACATGCAAAGGCATCTTGAAGTCACTAACTCAAGATATCCCAACGAGATTGTCTTGGAAACCAAAGCATTTGCAACGATGCACAAACTAAAACTACTCCGGTTAAGTCGTGTAAATCTCACTGGAAGCTTTGAAAAATTTCCGACTGGATTGAGATTGTTGTGTTGGACTGCATTTCCTTTGGATTCTATACCGATTGATTTTCATTTGGAGAACCTGGTTGTTCTTGAAATGCAGTACAGCAGCTTGAGACAAATATTGAGTGGAACAAAG TGTTTTCCATCCTTGAAGACGCTTGATCTCAGCCATTCCCATGCCCTTATTGCTACCCTTGACTTTTCTCTTTGTCCCAATTTAGAGAAACTCATGCTTATAGATTGTAAAGGCTTGATTGATGTCCATGAGTCCATTGGAATTCTAGACAGACTTGTTTACTTGAACATGAAAGATTGCAAAACTCTTAGCATGCTTCCAAAGAATATTGGTAAGCTAAAGCTACTTGACACACTTATTGTATCTGGTTGTTCAAATCTTAGCAACTCTTCAATAGAGATGATTAGGAGCATGGAGTCTCTGAAAGTGCTTGAACTAGATAGAATTCCAATAAGTCAATTATTCACTGTCTGTGGGAAGGTCAAGTCAGGGAGTTATTTACCAGGCTCTTTACTATCATTAAGTCTGAGTGGGTGCAATCTTTCTGATGATGCTTTTCCTGTGGATTTCACTAGCCTTTCCTCTCTGAGAAGTTTAAATATAAGTGATAATCCAATAACTGGCCTACCCAATTGCGTCAAGGGTCTGACAAGTCTAGATGAACTCTCCTTTTACAACTGTTTGAGCCTCGAATCCCTTGTAGAGCTACCAAAAGTAGGTTTCAAGTTGAATGTATCCGGTTGCGAAGCATTGGTAAGAATAACATATCAGTCAAAATCCTGTGCCCAATTTCCACGCCTGAGTGGTAAGAACTACAGCCTAGTTGAGTGGGAATATGAATATAAGTTAGAACCCATTGGAAAAGTTGATGCAGAATTGCTCAAACTTTTGGGCTTGAGCAACTTGGACTTTGAATGCAGGCCAACCATTCGGTTGTGCGCAAAATATACTGGTTACGACATAATTCATCATGGTGGAATACAG GGACTGCATGAGTATGGTTGTACAAACTCTTACTTCCGAGGAAATGCAAGAAAGATAGACATGTTTAGTACATTTCTTCCTGGGAATGAGGTTCCAGGCCAATTCAGCCATAGAACTAAAGGCTCTTCCTCAATATCATTATCTGTGCCTTTGCCTTCAGCTCATGATCTCAGAATCCGAGGCTTTAACATCTTCATTGTCTATGCAATTTCAGACAATGACGATGAAAGATATTCTTCATGTACTGACCAGGGTTCAATAACTATCCAAGTCATAAATGAGAGCGACGACAACAACTGGCATTATGAGCCAATATATCACGGTATTCCGGGTAAGGGAGAAGACATGATATGGTTAACCCATTGGTATATGCAGAATCAAGTAAAAGGTGGGGATCAAGTGGCTGTTTCACTCTCGGTAAAACATGCAAGGTTTCGGTATCAGGTAAAGGAGTGGGGGATCCAGGTTGTACAGGAGAAGCAAGAAGGTAAGATGTGTACCGACCACTACACCACAAATCCCATTTGTTTTCCATGTGCCACTGGTGGAGATTTGTTAACATCTGATGAGCCGTTGAGGGGAACATACTTGCTGTCCTATGAACCTGATTCAACGGTAGATAAAG ATAAAAAAggagatgatgaagaagaggcAGTGGGTGATCCTATTCCTGCATCAGCAATGGGGGATGGCAGCAACAACAGCGATCGGTGTCTCAGAAAGTGGAAGGTGCTCATCATTGCCGCTATCATCCTTGCTGCTGCCATCAGCGCTGCTCATCGTTTTGAGGACTCTGCTCTAGACACAAATCTAGCTGAAACTGTCACTAATGCAG ACAATGAAGAAGAACAACGGGATGAAGATGACAAGCTTGCAACAGCGACCAATACTGACGGCAGTAACAACCGTGCGCGGGATCCCAGAAAGTGGAAGGTGCTCATCATTGCTGCTGTCATGTTAATTCTCTGTTTATCTGTTCGctggttcttctttttctccgCCAGAGACAGATACATGGAGTCCAATATTTTGGTTCCTACATGA
- the LOC133718799 gene encoding uncharacterized protein LOC133718799 isoform X1, producing the protein MLQSTTVGKNKKRKSIKASQPRPQTRLQSQAQSEHAFVTPTRGQIEMFGEPGQNVSYAQARKTRGITQGLGTQALINACKQRIPIHTNGEHKLPQNVRANIKFRSEIGIQTRQNAPLMVKRWKEVSASDKEKITKALAIKFDFDGTDPVVRKFIEAHMSKSYSLWRSRLNKHYKQHAYDPEYARAHPPVKLFYNREMAEWEWLCDELFTDEDYQKRCKINSANRNKQEYGHLESSPLYPKHIAAAQEIPVESIKKDSEYDDDEDDVDDDNDVDYNVDDDYVGYNDHVDVNDEDDADDNVGRNLEVEVDNVEERGNQSVSTNTEKSSGKRKLSSFTNVHGESSKKRHEIAEQRFTDSAPLRGNDEVQSVSKEVSDEEYLMQCFGILNKMDEIDDDSYSKALKLFRGDATWRKLFVGMPEKRRKNFILNLFCT; encoded by the exons ATGTTGCAATCAACAACAGTGGGCAAGAACAAGAAGAGGAAGTCAATAAAGGCAAGCCAGCCACGCCCACAAACACGTCTGCAATCACAAGCACAGTCAGAACATGCATTCGTCACCCCAACTAGGGGGCAAATAGAAATGTTTG GTGAACCAGGTCAGAATGTTTCTTATGCACAGGCCAGGAAAACCCGTGGCATTACACAGGGGTTGGGAACTCAAGCTCTGATCAATGCTTGCAAGCAGAGGATTCCAATCCATACGAATGGTGAGCACAAGCTCCCCCAGAATGTTCGAGCCAATATTAAGTTTAGGTCGGAGATTGGGATACAAACGCGTCAGAATGCTCCACTTATGGTCAAGCGCTGGAAAGAAGTCTCTGCTTCGGATAAGGAAAAAATCACCAAGGCCTTGGCG ATTAAGTTTGATTTTGATGGTACGGACCCGGTTGTAAGGAAATTTATTGAGGCTCATATGTCCAAGTCGTACTCACTATGGAGGAGCAGGCTGAACAAACATTACAAGCAGCATGCTTATGACCCTGAATATGCACGGGCACACCCTCCCGTAAAGCTGTTTTATAATAGAGAAATGGCTGAATGGGAGTGGTTGTGTGATGAATTATTCACAGATGAGGACTATCAG AAACGTTGCAAGATAAACTCTGCTAACCGGAATAAGCAAGAATATGGTCATCTTGAGAGTTCACCACTCTACCCGAAACATATAGCAGCTGCGCAAGAG ATACCAGTAGAATCAATAAAAAAGGATTCTgagtatgatgatgatgaggatgatgttgatgatgataaCGATGTTGATTATAatgttgatgatgattatgTTGGTTATAATGATCATGTTGATGTTAATGATGAGGATGATGCTGATGATAATGTTGGAAGAAACCTAGAAGTTGAGGTTGATAATGTTGAAGAGCGTGGAAATCAAAGTGTATCCACTAATACTGAGAAAAGTAGTGGAAAGAGAAAGCTCTCATCCTTTACCAATGTGCATGGTGAGAGTTCAAAGAAGAGACATGAAATAGCTGAGCAAAGATTTACCGATTCTGCACCTCTGCGTGGTAATGATGAGGTCCAATCAGTTTCAAAGGAGGTTAGCGATGAAGAATACTTGATGCAATGTTTTGGAATTTTGAACAAGATGGACGAAATTGATGATGACAGTTACTCAAAAGCCTTGAAGCTCTTCCGCGGTGATGCTACTTGGAGAAAGCTGTTTGTGGGAATGCCGGAGAAGAGGAGAAAAAACTTCATCCTCAATCTTTTCTGTACATGA
- the LOC133718799 gene encoding uncharacterized protein LOC133718799 isoform X2, with amino-acid sequence MLQSTTVGKNKKRKSIKASQPRPQTRLQSQAQSEHAFVTPTRGQIEMFGQNVSYAQARKTRGITQGLGTQALINACKQRIPIHTNGEHKLPQNVRANIKFRSEIGIQTRQNAPLMVKRWKEVSASDKEKITKALAIKFDFDGTDPVVRKFIEAHMSKSYSLWRSRLNKHYKQHAYDPEYARAHPPVKLFYNREMAEWEWLCDELFTDEDYQKRCKINSANRNKQEYGHLESSPLYPKHIAAAQEIPVESIKKDSEYDDDEDDVDDDNDVDYNVDDDYVGYNDHVDVNDEDDADDNVGRNLEVEVDNVEERGNQSVSTNTEKSSGKRKLSSFTNVHGESSKKRHEIAEQRFTDSAPLRGNDEVQSVSKEVSDEEYLMQCFGILNKMDEIDDDSYSKALKLFRGDATWRKLFVGMPEKRRKNFILNLFCT; translated from the exons ATGTTGCAATCAACAACAGTGGGCAAGAACAAGAAGAGGAAGTCAATAAAGGCAAGCCAGCCACGCCCACAAACACGTCTGCAATCACAAGCACAGTCAGAACATGCATTCGTCACCCCAACTAGGGGGCAAATAGAAATGTTTG GTCAGAATGTTTCTTATGCACAGGCCAGGAAAACCCGTGGCATTACACAGGGGTTGGGAACTCAAGCTCTGATCAATGCTTGCAAGCAGAGGATTCCAATCCATACGAATGGTGAGCACAAGCTCCCCCAGAATGTTCGAGCCAATATTAAGTTTAGGTCGGAGATTGGGATACAAACGCGTCAGAATGCTCCACTTATGGTCAAGCGCTGGAAAGAAGTCTCTGCTTCGGATAAGGAAAAAATCACCAAGGCCTTGGCG ATTAAGTTTGATTTTGATGGTACGGACCCGGTTGTAAGGAAATTTATTGAGGCTCATATGTCCAAGTCGTACTCACTATGGAGGAGCAGGCTGAACAAACATTACAAGCAGCATGCTTATGACCCTGAATATGCACGGGCACACCCTCCCGTAAAGCTGTTTTATAATAGAGAAATGGCTGAATGGGAGTGGTTGTGTGATGAATTATTCACAGATGAGGACTATCAG AAACGTTGCAAGATAAACTCTGCTAACCGGAATAAGCAAGAATATGGTCATCTTGAGAGTTCACCACTCTACCCGAAACATATAGCAGCTGCGCAAGAG ATACCAGTAGAATCAATAAAAAAGGATTCTgagtatgatgatgatgaggatgatgttgatgatgataaCGATGTTGATTATAatgttgatgatgattatgTTGGTTATAATGATCATGTTGATGTTAATGATGAGGATGATGCTGATGATAATGTTGGAAGAAACCTAGAAGTTGAGGTTGATAATGTTGAAGAGCGTGGAAATCAAAGTGTATCCACTAATACTGAGAAAAGTAGTGGAAAGAGAAAGCTCTCATCCTTTACCAATGTGCATGGTGAGAGTTCAAAGAAGAGACATGAAATAGCTGAGCAAAGATTTACCGATTCTGCACCTCTGCGTGGTAATGATGAGGTCCAATCAGTTTCAAAGGAGGTTAGCGATGAAGAATACTTGATGCAATGTTTTGGAATTTTGAACAAGATGGACGAAATTGATGATGACAGTTACTCAAAAGCCTTGAAGCTCTTCCGCGGTGATGCTACTTGGAGAAAGCTGTTTGTGGGAATGCCGGAGAAGAGGAGAAAAAACTTCATCCTCAATCTTTTCTGTACATGA